Proteins encoded within one genomic window of Pigmentiphaga sp. H8:
- the trkA gene encoding Trk system potassium transporter TrkA codes for MKILILGAGQVGTSVAENLVSEHNDITVIDTDGARLSVLQDRLDLRGLMGNGTHVSTLQEAGAADADLFISCVTADESNLVACKIAKKVFNVPRCIARVRSSEFLDHEELMAEDGFDVDHLICPERSVTSYIEKLVEIPEALQVVDFAGGRVCAVTVRAAAGSPLADQPIQTLRERLPGADVRIIAIFRNNRLVPPEGDTRIEPGDEVLFLANTRHVRQIIRELRESDKRVKRVMIAGGGNIGLRLARSISDQCDVKVIERNRRRCEFLATQLPSRSLILNGDATDENLLEDENVAEMDLFLALTSDDEDNIMSSLLAKRMGARRVIALIGRKSYGELMEGGRIDIAISPSEATIGELLRYVRRGDVVSVHRLRHGVTEALEAIAHGDAKSSKVVGRRIEDIDLPQGATIGAVVRQDEVLMAHHDTIIESDDHVIVFVAHQRLIAQVEKLFQVSATFF; via the coding sequence ATGAAGATCCTGATACTCGGCGCTGGCCAGGTGGGGACCAGCGTGGCCGAGAACCTGGTGTCCGAGCACAACGACATCACCGTCATCGATACCGACGGCGCCCGTCTGTCCGTGCTCCAGGATCGCCTGGACCTGCGGGGGTTGATGGGCAACGGCACCCACGTGTCCACCCTGCAGGAGGCCGGGGCGGCCGACGCCGATCTCTTCATTTCCTGCGTGACCGCCGACGAAAGCAACCTGGTCGCCTGCAAGATCGCCAAGAAAGTGTTCAACGTGCCGCGCTGCATCGCGCGCGTGCGTTCGTCCGAGTTCCTCGACCACGAGGAGCTGATGGCCGAGGACGGCTTCGACGTCGATCACCTGATCTGCCCCGAGCGCAGCGTGACCAGCTACATCGAGAAGCTGGTCGAGATCCCCGAGGCGCTCCAGGTGGTGGACTTCGCCGGCGGCCGCGTCTGTGCCGTGACCGTGCGCGCCGCCGCCGGCAGCCCGCTGGCGGACCAGCCCATCCAGACCCTGCGCGAGCGTCTGCCGGGCGCCGATGTCCGCATCATCGCGATCTTCCGCAACAACCGGTTGGTGCCGCCCGAGGGCGACACGCGCATCGAGCCGGGCGACGAGGTCCTTTTCCTGGCCAACACCCGCCACGTGCGCCAGATCATCCGCGAGCTGCGCGAGAGCGACAAGCGCGTCAAGCGGGTCATGATCGCCGGTGGCGGCAACATCGGCCTGCGGCTGGCCCGCAGCATCAGCGACCAGTGCGACGTCAAGGTCATCGAGCGCAATCGCCGGCGCTGCGAATTCCTGGCCACCCAGCTCCCCAGCCGTTCCCTGATCCTGAACGGCGACGCCACCGACGAGAACCTGCTGGAGGACGAGAACGTCGCCGAGATGGACCTGTTCCTGGCGCTGACCAGCGACGACGAGGACAACATCATGTCGTCGCTGCTGGCCAAGCGCATGGGCGCCCGCCGGGTGATCGCGCTGATCGGGCGCAAGAGCTACGGCGAGCTGATGGAGGGCGGCCGCATCGACATCGCCATTTCACCGTCCGAGGCCACCATAGGCGAGCTGCTGCGCTACGTGCGGCGCGGCGACGTGGTGTCCGTCCATCGCCTGCGGCACGGCGTGACCGAGGCCCTGGAGGCCATCGCCCACGGCGATGCCAAGTCCTCGAAGGTCGTGGGCCGCCGGATCGAGGACATCGACCTGCCGCAGGGCGCCACCATCGGCGCCGTGGTGCGCCAGGATGAAGTGCTGATGGCGCACCACGACACCATCATCGAGTCGGACGACCACGTCATCGTCTTCGTGGCGCACCAGCGGCTGATCGCGCAGGTGGAAAAGCTGTTCCAGGTCTCGGCGACCTTCTTCTGA
- the rsmB gene encoding 16S rRNA (cytosine(967)-C(5))-methyltransferase RsmB encodes MMAPPTTGPASAPLSDILLAAARAVQGVLAGASLTDALSRVAAPLRPAAQALSFHAMRQLGRARAVKQALIPRKPADPLLDALLLTAFSLLVADEGEAAAAGVSYAPHTVVDQAVRAAASQRSLAPFKGLVNGSLRRFLRERESVLDAADRRPEAVWNHPEWWVRRLRIDYPDHWQSLLRAANRPPAMVLRVNRRRTRREALLEAFRAAGVDALPVGETGVALSQPRPVQQLPGFAEGWWSVQDAAAQLAAPLLQVKDGMRVLDACAAPGGKTAHLLELADLDLLALDVDAGRLERVDANLARLGLSARTQAADVADLDAWWDGRPFDAVLADVPCTASGIVRRHPDIRWLRREGDVANTAALQARIADALWQVVAPGGKFLYATCSIFPAEGARQAEAFQRRHPDAARLPAPGQLLTQAEPDRPAEQHDGFFYALFAKV; translated from the coding sequence CTGATGGCGCCCCCGACCACCGGGCCCGCGTCGGCCCCCTTGTCCGACATCCTGCTGGCCGCCGCGCGCGCCGTGCAGGGCGTGCTGGCGGGCGCTTCCCTTACCGATGCGCTGTCGCGCGTTGCCGCGCCGCTGCGCCCGGCTGCCCAGGCGCTGTCCTTCCACGCCATGCGCCAGCTGGGGCGGGCCCGCGCGGTCAAGCAGGCGCTGATCCCCCGCAAGCCGGCCGATCCGCTGCTCGATGCCTTGCTGCTGACGGCGTTTTCGCTGCTGGTGGCGGACGAGGGCGAGGCCGCCGCCGCCGGCGTCAGCTACGCACCCCATACGGTGGTGGATCAGGCGGTGCGCGCCGCCGCCAGCCAGCGTTCGCTCGCGCCCTTCAAGGGCCTGGTCAACGGCAGCCTGCGGCGTTTCCTGCGCGAACGCGAAAGCGTGCTGGACGCCGCCGACCGCCGCCCCGAGGCCGTCTGGAACCATCCTGAGTGGTGGGTGCGGCGGTTGCGCATCGACTATCCCGACCATTGGCAATCGCTGCTGCGCGCCGCCAACCGGCCACCGGCCATGGTCTTGCGCGTCAACCGCCGCCGCACCCGCCGCGAGGCGCTGCTCGAGGCCTTCCGCGCCGCCGGCGTCGATGCCCTGCCGGTGGGCGAGACGGGCGTCGCGCTGTCCCAGCCTCGGCCCGTGCAGCAACTGCCGGGCTTCGCCGAAGGATGGTGGTCGGTCCAGGATGCCGCCGCGCAACTGGCCGCGCCGCTGCTCCAGGTGAAGGACGGCATGCGCGTGCTGGACGCCTGCGCGGCGCCGGGCGGCAAGACGGCGCATCTGCTGGAGCTGGCGGATCTCGACCTGCTGGCGCTGGACGTCGACGCCGGCAGGCTGGAGCGGGTGGACGCCAACCTGGCGCGACTGGGCCTGTCGGCGCGCACGCAGGCCGCCGACGTGGCCGACCTGGATGCCTGGTGGGACGGGCGGCCCTTCGACGCGGTGCTGGCCGACGTGCCCTGTACCGCATCGGGCATCGTCCGGCGCCATCCGGACATCCGCTGGCTGCGGCGCGAGGGCGATGTCGCCAATACCGCCGCGCTCCAGGCCCGGATTGCCGACGCCCTGTGGCAGGTGGTGGCGCCCGGTGGTAAATTCCTTTATGCAACCTGCTCGATTTTTCCCGCGGAGGGGGCCAGGCAAGCCGAGGCTTTCCAGCGCAGGCACCCCGATGCGGCACGGCTGCCTGCGCCTGGGCAATTGCTCACGCAGGCGGAGCCTGATCGGCCGGCCGAGCAGCACGATGGGTTTTTCTACGCGTTGTTTGCCAAGGTTTGA
- a CDS encoding PAS domain-containing sensor histidine kinase, translating to MNRFLRVLLGMGGVSALLLLFLLAWSTGNSSRLEQQYGLLLGLNAIIALALFAWVVALTVRLMGQLRRGQFGARLTSRFALAFALVGVVPGVLIYMLSVQFLSRSIESWFNVRVDTALESGLNLGRAALDSQLQEMNAKARTMSIELGENQESNVGLSLTRLREQVGVQDAMVFTSSGRVIAWSTNSYGTLVPETPTPQVLRQLKIARSYAAAEANSTASPTTVDGVQGPLGTTRDTSNGGALRLRVIVPIAPVGGFELPGVLPAESRYLQLLQGVPEQIASNAEEVQSGYRDYQELSLSRVGLRKLYGITLTLALLLAVFAAIAAAFSLSSRMVRPLLRLAEGTQAVGVGDYRPIPEPPQSDELGQLTRSFNAMTRQLDEARRMVESNRRQLERSNVYLESILSNLSSGVLVFDEAFRVATVNRGAQQILRVDLRAVTGRPLETVDGLTAFAQTIRTAFAEHAAAGTGRQYWQQQFEIVRPQPAAGTQAVREGNNSDPNGDDNTITLLARGSHLPVAGASGGYVVVFDDITEVISANRAVAWGEVARRLAHEIKNPLTPIQLSAERIAIKLADKLAQPDADMLKRSTTTIINQVSSMQRMVDDFREYARTPPAQHQLLDLNELVAEVLTLYGWDTAGGVLKAGTGNIALSVDLESVLPRVRGDATQLRQVIHNLIANARDSIEEKAKEAARQAGDGAPAGPTPSDRISVSTRLIQTRLPDGREHASIKFMVTDTGTGFAARILQRAFEPYITTKVRGTGLGLAIVKKIVEEHGGRIDLANRPEGGAMVSILFTRLAGGTDVAHDAARFSETAGAQSA from the coding sequence CTGAACCGCTTCCTGCGCGTCCTCCTGGGCATGGGAGGCGTGAGCGCCCTCTTGCTGCTGTTCCTGCTGGCCTGGTCCACCGGCAACTCCTCCCGCCTGGAACAGCAGTACGGCCTGCTGCTGGGGCTCAACGCCATCATCGCCCTGGCGCTGTTCGCCTGGGTGGTCGCGCTGACCGTCAGGCTGATGGGGCAGTTGCGGCGCGGACAGTTCGGCGCCCGGCTCACCTCCCGCTTCGCGCTGGCATTCGCGCTGGTGGGGGTGGTGCCCGGCGTGCTGATCTACATGCTGTCGGTGCAGTTCCTGTCGCGTTCCATCGAGTCCTGGTTCAACGTGCGGGTGGATACCGCGCTCGAGTCCGGCTTGAACCTCGGCCGGGCGGCGCTCGATTCGCAGCTCCAGGAGATGAACGCCAAGGCGCGCACCATGTCGATCGAACTGGGCGAGAACCAGGAGTCGAACGTGGGGCTGTCGCTGACCCGCCTGCGCGAGCAGGTGGGGGTGCAGGACGCGATGGTGTTCACCTCCAGCGGCCGGGTCATCGCCTGGTCCACCAACTCCTACGGCACGCTGGTGCCGGAGACGCCCACGCCGCAGGTGCTGCGGCAGCTGAAGATCGCGCGTTCCTATGCGGCCGCCGAGGCCAACAGCACCGCCAGCCCGACCACCGTGGACGGCGTGCAGGGACCGCTGGGCACGACCCGCGATACGTCCAACGGCGGCGCCCTGCGCCTGCGCGTGATCGTTCCCATCGCGCCCGTCGGCGGCTTCGAGCTGCCCGGCGTGCTGCCGGCCGAGTCGCGCTACCTGCAGCTGTTGCAGGGTGTGCCGGAACAGATCGCCAGCAACGCCGAGGAGGTCCAGAGCGGCTACCGCGACTACCAGGAGCTGTCGCTGTCGCGGGTGGGCCTGCGCAAGCTGTACGGCATCACGCTGACCCTGGCGCTGCTGCTGGCGGTGTTCGCGGCGATCGCGGCGGCCTTCTCGCTGTCGTCCCGGATGGTGCGGCCGCTGCTGCGCCTGGCCGAGGGCACGCAGGCGGTGGGAGTGGGCGACTACCGGCCCATTCCGGAACCGCCCCAGAGCGACGAGCTGGGCCAGCTGACCCGGTCGTTCAACGCCATGACCCGCCAGCTGGACGAGGCGCGCCGCATGGTCGAGAGCAACCGGCGCCAGCTCGAACGCAGCAACGTCTACCTGGAAAGCATCCTGTCGAACCTGTCGTCGGGGGTGCTGGTGTTCGACGAGGCCTTCCGCGTCGCCACCGTGAACCGCGGCGCCCAGCAGATCCTGCGGGTGGACCTGCGCGCGGTCACCGGGCGGCCGCTGGAAACCGTGGACGGGCTGACCGCCTTCGCGCAGACCATACGCACGGCCTTCGCCGAGCACGCGGCGGCGGGCACCGGGCGCCAGTACTGGCAACAGCAGTTCGAGATCGTCCGGCCGCAGCCGGCTGCCGGCACGCAAGCCGTGCGCGAAGGTAACAATTCCGATCCCAACGGCGACGACAATACGATTACCCTGCTCGCGCGAGGATCACACCTGCCGGTGGCGGGAGCGAGTGGGGGCTACGTGGTCGTGTTCGACGACATTACCGAGGTCATCTCTGCCAACCGCGCCGTCGCCTGGGGCGAGGTCGCGCGACGGCTGGCGCACGAGATCAAGAATCCCCTGACGCCCATCCAGCTCTCGGCCGAGCGGATCGCCATCAAGCTGGCCGACAAGCTCGCGCAGCCCGACGCCGACATGCTCAAGCGGTCGACCACCACCATCATCAACCAGGTCAGTTCCATGCAGCGCATGGTGGACGATTTCCGCGAATACGCCAGGACGCCGCCGGCCCAGCACCAGCTGCTGGACTTGAACGAGCTGGTGGCCGAGGTACTGACCTTGTACGGATGGGACACGGCGGGCGGCGTGCTGAAGGCCGGCACCGGCAACATCGCGCTGTCGGTCGACCTGGAGTCGGTGCTGCCGCGCGTGCGCGGCGACGCCACCCAGTTGCGCCAGGTCATCCACAACCTGATCGCCAACGCCCGCGACTCGATCGAAGAGAAGGCCAAGGAAGCGGCCCGCCAGGCGGGAGACGGCGCGCCGGCCGGGCCCACGCCCAGCGACCGCATCTCGGTCAGCACCCGCCTGATCCAGACGCGGCTGCCCGACGGCCGCGAGCACGCGTCCATCAAATTCATGGTGACCGATACGGGCACCGGCTTCGCCGCCCGCATCCTGCAGCGCGCCTTCGAACCCTACATCACGACCAAGGTGCGGGGAACGGGGCTGGGGCTGGCCATCGTCAAGAAGATCGTCGAGGAGCACGGGGGCAGAATTGATCTTGCCAACCGGCCCGAAGGTGGGGCAATGGTCTCTATACTATTCACTCGGCTCGCCGGGGGTACGGACGTTGCACACGATGCCGCGCGTTTTTCCGAGACTGCGGGGGCGCAGTCCGCGTAA
- a CDS encoding TrkH family potassium uptake protein → MRKLLPVLHVLGLVIALFSMTMAIPLATSFIFSDGARDAFIHAMIVGLIAGLLLCLATRSQRRELTPRDGFLLVSLVWSVLALIATLPLLFYYHQIGAPLSMTDAYFEAMSGLTTTGATVLSGLDNLPPSINVWRCTLVWIGGMGILVLAVAILPMLGAGGSQLFRAETPGPMKDEKLTPRITGTAKGLYAIYMLISVLCLLAYRMAGMNWYEAYCHMASTIGLGGFSTRDASFAAFESPAIEMVAVVFMTIAGISFTLHFQAFRRRSLGPYWRSTEAKAYLAVLAISVAAITALLLQRGNYDSVWTALRFALFNTVSVATTTGFVSTDYSTWPIFAPVWMLVLSCFATCAGSTGGGIKMIRVVILVKQARRELIHILHPRAINPVHIGGLPVPNRVVFSVMAFMLLYWASLMALTMAMLYTGLDPVTAFTAVLASLSNTGPGLADVGPAATFAVLSDAQTWICTFAMLIGRLELFAVLVLFTRAFWRK, encoded by the coding sequence ATGCGCAAACTGCTACCGGTCCTGCACGTCCTCGGACTCGTCATCGCCCTGTTCTCGATGACGATGGCGATTCCGCTGGCGACGTCCTTCATCTTTTCAGATGGGGCGCGGGACGCGTTCATCCATGCCATGATCGTCGGCCTGATCGCCGGACTGCTGCTGTGCCTGGCCACGCGCAGCCAGCGGCGCGAGCTGACGCCGCGCGACGGTTTCCTGCTGGTGTCCCTGGTCTGGAGCGTGCTGGCGCTGATCGCCACCCTGCCGCTCCTGTTCTACTACCACCAGATCGGCGCGCCGCTGTCGATGACCGACGCCTATTTCGAGGCCATGTCCGGCCTCACGACCACCGGCGCCACGGTGCTTTCCGGGCTGGACAACCTGCCGCCGTCGATCAATGTCTGGCGCTGCACCCTGGTCTGGATAGGCGGCATGGGTATCCTGGTGCTGGCGGTGGCCATCCTGCCCATGCTGGGCGCCGGCGGCAGCCAGTTGTTCCGGGCCGAGACGCCGGGCCCGATGAAGGACGAGAAGCTCACCCCGCGCATCACCGGCACGGCCAAGGGCCTGTATGCCATCTACATGCTGATCTCGGTCCTGTGCCTGCTGGCCTACCGGATGGCGGGCATGAACTGGTACGAGGCCTATTGCCACATGGCCTCGACCATCGGCCTGGGCGGTTTCTCGACCCGCGACGCGAGCTTCGCGGCCTTCGAATCGCCGGCCATCGAGATGGTCGCCGTGGTGTTCATGACCATCGCCGGCATCAGCTTCACCCTGCACTTCCAGGCGTTCCGGCGCCGCAGCCTGGGGCCCTACTGGCGCAGCACCGAGGCCAAGGCCTACCTGGCGGTGCTGGCCATCTCGGTGGCGGCCATCACCGCGCTCCTGCTGCAGCGGGGGAACTACGATTCGGTCTGGACCGCCCTGCGCTTCGCGCTGTTCAACACCGTGTCGGTGGCGACCACCACCGGCTTCGTCAGCACCGATTATTCGACCTGGCCCATCTTCGCCCCGGTCTGGATGCTGGTGCTTTCCTGCTTCGCCACCTGCGCCGGCTCCACCGGCGGCGGCATCAAGATGATCCGCGTGGTGATCCTGGTCAAGCAGGCGCGCCGGGAACTCATCCACATCCTGCACCCGCGCGCCATCAATCCGGTGCATATCGGCGGCCTGCCGGTGCCCAACCGGGTCGTGTTCTCGGTCATGGCCTTCATGCTGCTGTACTGGGCCTCGCTGATGGCGCTGACCATGGCCATGCTCTACACGGGCCTGGATCCCGTCACGGCCTTTACCGCCGTCCTGGCCAGCCTCAGCAATACCGGTCCCGGCCTCGCGGACGTCGGCCCGGCGGCCACGTTCGCCGTGCTGAGCGACGCCCAGACCTGGATATGCACCTTCGCCATGCTGATCGGCCGCTTGGAATTGTTTGCTGTACTCGTCCTGTTCACCCGGGCATTCTGGCGGAAATGA
- a CDS encoding DUF3567 domain-containing protein: protein MEMIYNSPNYVVVEFAQLDGASAGGFEIVDKQARREIYIAGESAEQFRSQVRELIATEPSMEDVDEFLSQFDDYMHHPVTLH, encoded by the coding sequence ATGGAAATGATCTACAACAGTCCCAACTATGTCGTGGTGGAGTTCGCCCAGCTCGATGGCGCCTCCGCGGGGGGATTCGAAATCGTCGACAAGCAGGCGCGCCGCGAGATCTACATCGCGGGCGAATCGGCCGAGCAATTCCGCTCCCAGGTGCGGGAACTGATCGCCACCGAGCCCTCGATGGAAGACGTGGACGAGTTCCTGAGCCAGTTCGACGACTACATGCACCATCCCGTCACCCTGCACTGA
- a CDS encoding DUF4390 domain-containing protein: MIILRLRRVLILPVVALMLLWGGQAPASEPAVQSVTVTERGRDLLLSADVLLDLNNQLEDAVARGLPLYFSVEVEIRRPRWYWFDEVVLSSNQTWRIVYNPLTRQWRVHSGNLALPVGSLVEALSVVRHVRNWRIGDRDALSSDTRYEGRLRVRFDISQLSKPFQVNALNSSDWSLATPWTEFSVRLGKEVVPQPSSNAAPPAAAQPGLPPPPVPPPYAVQPPAGSGAVPMQSVPAQSAPPSPSAPIVPANGASSGGNGLVLPGGSPHPSPRGLGLTPPTESQ; encoded by the coding sequence TTGATCATTCTCCGACTCCGCCGCGTCCTGATCCTGCCGGTCGTCGCCCTGATGTTGCTGTGGGGCGGCCAAGCCCCGGCATCCGAGCCCGCCGTCCAGTCCGTGACGGTGACCGAACGCGGCCGTGACCTGCTCCTCAGTGCCGACGTCCTGCTGGATCTGAACAACCAGCTCGAGGATGCCGTCGCGCGCGGCTTGCCGCTGTATTTCTCGGTCGAGGTCGAGATCCGCCGGCCCCGCTGGTACTGGTTCGACGAGGTCGTGCTGTCCTCGAACCAGACATGGCGCATCGTCTACAACCCGCTGACGCGCCAGTGGCGCGTGCATTCCGGCAACCTCGCGCTGCCCGTGGGGTCGCTGGTCGAGGCCTTGTCGGTCGTGCGCCACGTGCGCAACTGGCGCATCGGCGACCGCGACGCGCTGAGTTCCGACACGCGCTACGAAGGCCGGCTGCGCGTACGGTTCGACATCTCCCAGCTTTCCAAGCCGTTCCAGGTCAACGCCCTGAACAGCAGCGACTGGTCGCTGGCGACGCCCTGGACGGAATTCAGCGTGCGCCTGGGCAAGGAGGTCGTGCCGCAGCCCAGTTCCAATGCCGCGCCGCCCGCCGCCGCCCAGCCCGGCCTGCCGCCGCCTCCGGTGCCGCCTCCCTATGCCGTGCAGCCTCCCGCCGGCTCCGGCGCCGTGCCCATGCAGTCCGTTCCCGCCCAGTCGGCGCCCCCGTCGCCCTCCGCGCCCATCGTCCCCGCCAACGGCGCCTCCTCCGGCGGCAATGGCCTGGTCCTGCCAGGCGGATCGCCCCACCCGAGCCCCCGGGGACTGGGCCTGACTCCTCCCACGGAGTCCCAATGA
- a CDS encoding response regulator: MARILVVDDEVGIRELLSEILYDEGHTVDLAENASAARALRAANRPDVVLLDIWMPDTDGVTLLKEWAAQDLLDMPVIMMSGHATIDTAVEATRIGAIDFLEKPITMTRLLKTIAGALERGRTGAKPAAPPTPARPAMPGYAPVPPAAGDGMRAPAPGLAPAVDRPAGTVAMHDNQPRSPLLSLSLDLPLREARDAFERVYFEHHLAREGGSMTRVADKTGLERTHLYRKLKQLGIELSRKRGV; this comes from the coding sequence ATGGCCAGAATTTTGGTGGTTGACGACGAGGTCGGCATCCGCGAACTCCTGTCGGAAATTCTTTACGACGAAGGGCATACGGTCGATCTGGCCGAAAATGCCTCGGCCGCGCGCGCGCTGCGCGCCGCCAATCGTCCCGACGTGGTCTTGCTCGATATCTGGATGCCCGACACCGATGGCGTGACGCTGCTCAAGGAGTGGGCCGCCCAGGACCTGCTCGACATGCCCGTCATCATGATGAGCGGCCACGCGACCATCGATACGGCGGTCGAGGCGACCCGCATCGGCGCGATCGACTTCCTCGAGAAGCCGATCACCATGACGCGCCTGCTCAAGACCATCGCCGGCGCGCTGGAGCGGGGCCGGACGGGTGCCAAGCCGGCCGCGCCGCCAACCCCCGCGCGGCCCGCCATGCCGGGCTACGCGCCCGTGCCGCCCGCGGCCGGCGACGGCATGCGTGCGCCCGCCCCCGGGCTCGCGCCGGCCGTCGACCGCCCGGCGGGCACCGTGGCCATGCACGACAACCAGCCGCGTTCGCCGCTGCTCAGCCTCTCGCTCGACCTGCCGCTGCGCGAGGCGCGCGACGCCTTCGAGCGGGTCTATTTCGAGCACCACCTGGCGCGCGAGGGCGGCAGCATGACCCGCGTGGCCGACAAGACGGGGCTGGAGCGCACCCACCTGTACCGCAAGCTCAAGCAACTGGGAATCGAACTCTCGCGTAAACGCGGCGTATGA